The genomic segment GAATCCGGCCCCACGGACCATGCCGTGCCGCCGCGTGAGGAGATGCGTTTTCGGATTTTGGAGAGTCTGTCGCAGGCCATGGCCGCGTTCGCCCCTCTGGCATTTGACACGATGGGTTCCGTCACAGGGGACGAGTCTGGCTCTGTTGGGATTGGTCCCGTATATGACTGGCACGAGGACGAACTCCCCGGAAGCGTTGAAGGGGTACCGAGTTTTACAGAACGCATCTCGGGGAGACGGCCGGGTggagcggcgacggccggtTCACGAAGGGAGAccacgtcgccgaggccgtaTAGATTGCCACGCTCAACCGTTAGGAGCGCCCGGAAATCTGTCGCAAACTAGTCCAGGCCAGCTTAGGAGAAGAGGTCGACGCGCTGGGTGTGCTCAACGATATCGGCACCGGCGAGCATGGGGTACAAGAATGACACAGGTTGGAGGTCGAACTGGGGCGCTTAGTTTCTGGTCCCCTCGATTGGATTCTCTCATTGAGTGGTGAGAACCTGCGGCTTTAACAGACACTCAATCGGGATTTGCAATTCTAGTGAACGTCTTTAGGTGCAACATAGCTCTGTAGTGCTTTCTAGATGACTATCTCAACCAAATATTTACATATTAAAGGCTCTCTCGAGGCAACGTAACGATCGCACTAACCTAAGCCGGCGTATTTGATCGTATATCTCTTACTCCTCATCCTGATCAGGCAGTCTGTAGTACCACGCAACCCTCTGGAGCCCAGCCCCAACATCTTGATGGAGGTTCCAAGCCGAGCAGTCGTTGTAAAACTTGAAGGTAAACTCATAAGGACCAAGGCGAGCCGGGATCGTAGACGTCAGGAACGTTCCAGTTTGCACGCCCTCGGGACCCTCTGGGCCCTTTTCATCCGTCACATTGGATAAACGGAACGGTCCAGCACCGGCGACGCTGTACTTGCCAATCTTGGCCCACTCCGAGTCAGGAGAGGAGCTTGGGTTGCTCTGGTCCAGCCCCTGGGGCCGAAGGTCGGGACGAGTTGTGTCGTTGGCGGTAACTAGTAACGCGGTGTATCCGTTGGGGGTGAACAGAGACATGCCAGAGGGGACGGGGTAGGCCCAGTCCTGAGTGATGATGTCGCCGGAAGTGGTGTTGCTGTGACTCATGTGAGCAAAGATTGATTTTGACAAAGGGATCTCCGGATGGCAGATGGGACTTACACCAACGTCGAGTTGATGAATCCCCATGCTCCGACGAAACATTTCATCGCCGTCTTGACGGATGACTTTTTACAACCTTTCCCCATGATCGCAGATTGAATGATAGGATGAAGAAAAGATGGAAGACTTGGGCGAGAATGCGAAAAAAAAGTAACCTTAGACGAAGGGTGGCTATCAAGACTTAAATGTCATTTCACATCTCAATGGGTCCGAAACGTACACGTAGTAGAGCAAAATTGTCTCGTGGCAACTATGATCGTCACACCACTGTCTAGCTCTTCAGCTTTTCTATAGCTCAACGTCCTTGCCCTGTCATAGCTAAGAACCCAGCATGAAGGTGAGCACCCTTCAAGAGCTAGAATTATAGCCTTCATGCCGCGATCCCTCATTTCGATTGTCGTCTCCTTGCGATGGTAGGGCTTTGAGTGCCGGTTTAATATTTGAGGACATAAGCTCTAGGAAGGATTACAGGCTATTCTCTAAATGGATAAACTCCGAAAGCAGGGCGTTGCGTGCACAGATTCAAGACCCATTAATAGATGCTAGTGAATTAGCCAAAAGCTGAATCGCCATTGATCAGCCCGAAGCCGTTTGTTAGTGGCTTTTCCCCTCAATATTAGATCGATGAAGCTGGGCGCTGAATCAAGATGTGCTTATAGTGTTAATTCTCCCGCCACATTGGATATGAGGCATCGTTACCTGTCATCTAGAGGCTTCCCACAGATTTCAGAATAGCACTTGTTGCAGGATAGACCAGAAGCGATTATCATTTTCGATGCGCAGCTCGCTGACGGCTTTGCCCTGAACTTGTCCTGCCCTTCGTCATGTCGGGCTCCCTGTACATATGTATGGGCGCATTTAGGAGCAGAGCGTTGATGCTTTCTTAGTTGTCAGTGGAATTTGACATGCCCATAACCAGCGTCTTCACAGATGAATTGACAGCTGTTACTGTGAAGCTCTTTGCTCTGTGCAGAAGCTCATTGTATGTAGTTTATATACGAGGAGTTGTATTCTAAGACTGGCAGGATGTGAACATGTCAAGGAACCTGTCCTAAATGTTATGCTGCTCTTGCTGCTAACATTTACATGAGACTGGGGATGGAAGTATTGCCTTCTGGTTACGCCGTGACCGTCACGGACTCATGTTCAAATTTTGGACTGACAATTGGAAGCAAAACATAGGCATGACAGGACAGTTCCAGCTTTGGGAATGAGCCTAGCTAAAGAAATACAGTCTGAAGTTCAGCTAGGCCGAACTTGAAGTTGTTCCCGTGTTCAAGCTGCAACCGAAGTGAAGGTACTACATCCTAACCAACCTAGCTGAGAT from the Colletotrichum destructivum chromosome 10, complete sequence genome contains:
- a CDS encoding Putative Lipocalin-like domain-containing protein — translated: MGKGCKKSSVKTAMKCFVGAWGFINSTLVNTTSGDIITQDWAYPVPSGMSLFTPNGYTALLVTANDTTRPDLRPQGLDQSNPSSSPDSEWAKIGKYSVAGAGPFRLSNVTDEKGPEGPEGVQTGTFLTSTIPARLGPYEFTFKFYNDCSAWNLHQDVGAGLQRVAWYYRLPDQDEE